The Vibrio tubiashii ATCC 19109 genome has a segment encoding these proteins:
- the rsmH gene encoding 16S rRNA (cytosine(1402)-N(4))-methyltransferase RsmH: MTEAFKHISVLLHESIDGLAIKPDGIYIDGTFGRGGHSRTILSKLGENGRLYSIDRDPQAIAEANKIDDPRFTIIHGPFSGMAEYAVEYDLVGKVDGVLLDLGVSSPQLDDAERGFSFMKDGPLDMRMDPTSGIPVSQWLLEADLDDITWVIREFGEDKHARRIAKAIVAYRENEENEPLTRTGQLAKLISEAAPKSFKEKKHPATRAFQAFRIYINSELEEIDTALKGAASILAPQGRLSVISFHSLEDRMVKRFIRKESKGPEVPHGIPMTEDQIKALGSANLKPVGKAIKPSKQEVEVNARSRSSVLRLAEKL; this comes from the coding sequence ATGACCGAAGCATTTAAACACATATCTGTACTCCTTCATGAATCGATCGATGGTTTAGCAATAAAACCAGACGGTATTTACATTGACGGTACATTCGGTCGCGGTGGTCACAGCCGTACAATTCTCTCAAAGCTCGGTGAAAACGGTCGCCTATACAGTATTGATCGCGACCCACAAGCTATCGCCGAAGCGAACAAGATTGATGATCCGCGTTTTACTATTATTCATGGTCCATTTTCGGGTATGGCTGAATATGCCGTTGAGTACGATCTGGTCGGTAAAGTTGATGGTGTATTGCTTGATCTTGGTGTGTCGTCACCCCAGTTGGACGACGCAGAGCGTGGCTTTAGTTTTATGAAAGACGGGCCGCTAGATATGCGCATGGACCCGACCTCAGGCATTCCAGTTTCTCAATGGCTATTGGAAGCTGACCTTGATGATATTACTTGGGTGATTCGTGAGTTTGGTGAAGATAAACATGCTCGCCGCATTGCTAAAGCGATTGTTGCTTACCGTGAAAACGAAGAGAACGAACCGTTAACTCGCACAGGTCAACTGGCTAAACTAATTTCTGAAGCTGCACCAAAGAGCTTTAAAGAGAAGAAACACCCAGCAACTCGTGCATTCCAAGCGTTCCGAATCTACATCAATAGTGAGTTAGAAGAGATTGATACGGCACTTAAAGGTGCAGCAAGTATATTGGCTCCTCAAGGTCGCCTATCAGTAATTAGCTTCCACTCGTTAGAAGATCGTATGGTTAAGCGCTTTATTCGCAAAGAGAGTAAAGGGCCTGAGGTACCTCATGGTATTCCTATGACGGAAGATCAAATTAAAGCGTTAGGCAGTGCCAACCTGAAACCTGTAGGCAAAGCGATCAAACCTTCTAAACAAGAAGTGGAAGTGAATGCTCGCTCACGTAGTTCAGTGCTTCGCTTGGCTGAAAAGCTATAA
- the sspA gene encoding stringent starvation protein SspA, translated as MAVAANKRSVMTLFSSASDMYSHQVRIVLAEKGVSVEVELVDEANLPAELIELNPYKTVPTLVDRELALYDSKIIMEYLDERFPHPPLMPVYPVARGNSRLMIFRIEKNWYTLAEKIVKGNAEEAEAARNKLRNDLLTLGPVFAEYEYFMSEEFSLIDCYLAPLLWRLPQLGIELVGPGSKELKVYMNRVFERDSFLASLTEAEREMRLAR; from the coding sequence ATGGCTGTAGCTGCCAATAAACGTTCTGTGATGACTCTATTTTCAAGTGCATCTGATATGTATAGCCATCAGGTACGTATTGTTCTAGCAGAGAAAGGTGTAAGCGTTGAAGTAGAACTCGTAGATGAAGCAAATCTACCTGCGGAGCTTATTGAACTTAACCCGTACAAGACAGTACCAACGTTAGTAGACCGTGAACTAGCGCTTTACGATTCAAAGATCATCATGGAATACCTAGATGAGCGTTTCCCTCATCCACCATTGATGCCAGTTTACCCAGTTGCTCGTGGTAACAGCCGTCTAATGATCTTCCGTATTGAGAAAAACTGGTACACGCTTGCTGAGAAAATCGTAAAAGGTAACGCAGAAGAAGCAGAAGCAGCACGTAACAAACTACGTAATGACCTGCTAACTCTAGGCCCAGTTTTTGCTGAGTACGAATATTTCATGAGCGAAGAGTTCAGCCTAATTGACTGTTACTTAGCACCGTTACTATGGCGTCTACCTCAACTTGGTATCGAGTTGGTAGGCCCAGGTTCTAAAGAACTAAAAGTTTACATGAACCGCGTATTCGAACGTGATTCATTCCTAGCTTCTCTAACTGAAGCTGAACGTGAAATGCGTCTAGCTCGTTAA
- a CDS encoding YraN family protein: MKIASSNVKSAGRSTVLLSKRAQGQHYEAAAEKHLISCGLSPIERNFLIKGGELDLIMKDGETIVFVEVRYRKSQTYGHAAETVTASKMKKLIKTATLWLSKNGLSIYSTDFRFDLVAIHQQGEQIEWIKNAITQG, encoded by the coding sequence ATGAAGATTGCATCGTCCAACGTGAAATCAGCTGGGCGGAGCACAGTGCTACTCAGTAAGCGCGCTCAGGGGCAACATTACGAAGCTGCAGCTGAAAAGCATCTTATCAGTTGCGGCTTATCGCCAATTGAGAGAAACTTCCTTATCAAAGGAGGCGAACTCGACCTGATTATGAAAGATGGCGAGACGATCGTTTTTGTCGAAGTTCGCTACCGTAAAAGCCAAACTTATGGACATGCTGCGGAAACAGTGACCGCCAGCAAAATGAAAAAGCTCATCAAAACCGCCACGCTGTGGCTGAGCAAAAACGGCTTATCTATCTATTCAACCGATTTTCGCTTTGACTTAGTGGCTATCCATCAGCAAGGCGAGCAAATCGAGTGGATCAAAAACGCAATTACTCAAGGATAA
- a CDS encoding penicillin-binding protein activator, which produces MAMNNHKRLSVTRLLTPVALAVTLAACSSAPKTPRSVDITLDPNQSVQTYLMRADSSQGSLQNDWLIMALKASIDSGDLVQSELLIKRLARQSLNDMQQAEWQLARAELLVTQGNHAEALQILNFKPSWQLGEDQWLNYHQLRSSLFTKQGDFFNATRELSLSSQYLPESEQAFVAQGIWNNLTQYSASQIETLKQQESDPVISGWLELTGLTKTLANNLPQLKSGLEQWLLDNPTHPGTTYTPQAVTDILALEITKPVNTALLLPLSGKFAKQAQLIRDGFILEMMNDGERDENATLTVIDTNATSIEELEATLVEKQIDSVVGPLLKSNIEKLQQAQASFANPLPTLALNIPDEVEAGNNTCYLALSPEQEVAQAAKHLAQQGYQYPLILAPQGRLGSRVVEAFEQEWHKHSENKVAVNLFGDKRQLQRDINKVFGLQSSQQHIAQMESLLSIPLESQPRSRRDIDAVYIVANGSELTLIKPFIEVAINPDTVPPKLYSNSRSNSGRQQYEDLSGVMYSDIPLLIQPDAALKAQIDQLWPKDSNAEKRLQALGMDAYRLMEHLPQMKVVHDYTVDGNTGVLSINEDCIVQREISWAEHSATQ; this is translated from the coding sequence ATGGCCATGAATAACCACAAGCGTCTAAGTGTAACACGCTTACTGACTCCTGTAGCACTTGCTGTCACATTGGCAGCGTGTTCTTCTGCTCCTAAGACGCCGCGAAGTGTCGATATTACCTTAGATCCCAATCAATCGGTGCAAACCTATCTAATGCGCGCAGACAGCAGTCAGGGGAGCTTGCAAAATGATTGGCTAATCATGGCACTTAAAGCCTCTATTGACTCAGGTGACCTTGTTCAATCTGAACTTTTAATCAAGCGTTTGGCTCGCCAGTCTTTAAACGACATGCAACAAGCTGAGTGGCAACTCGCCCGTGCTGAACTGCTAGTCACTCAAGGGAACCATGCGGAAGCGTTACAAATACTTAACTTTAAACCATCATGGCAGCTAGGCGAAGATCAATGGCTTAACTACCACCAGTTGCGCTCCTCACTGTTTACCAAGCAGGGTGACTTCTTCAACGCGACACGCGAGCTCTCGTTGAGTAGCCAATATCTTCCAGAAAGTGAGCAAGCTTTTGTTGCACAAGGAATTTGGAACAACCTTACTCAGTACTCCGCTTCGCAAATCGAAACCCTAAAGCAACAAGAGTCTGACCCGGTAATCTCCGGTTGGCTTGAGTTAACGGGTCTGACTAAGACTTTGGCGAACAATCTACCACAGCTAAAATCTGGCCTTGAACAATGGCTGCTAGACAACCCAACTCACCCTGGCACTACCTACACACCGCAAGCAGTGACTGATATTCTCGCGCTCGAAATCACTAAACCAGTAAACACTGCCTTGCTACTGCCACTCTCTGGCAAGTTTGCCAAGCAAGCTCAGTTGATCCGCGACGGATTTATCCTTGAAATGATGAACGACGGAGAGCGGGATGAAAACGCCACACTAACGGTCATTGATACCAACGCTACTTCTATCGAAGAGCTTGAAGCAACATTGGTAGAAAAACAGATTGATTCAGTGGTCGGCCCGCTATTAAAAAGCAACATAGAAAAACTACAGCAAGCTCAAGCCAGCTTTGCCAACCCACTCCCAACGCTGGCACTTAACATTCCGGATGAAGTTGAAGCGGGTAACAACACTTGCTACTTAGCCCTATCGCCAGAGCAAGAAGTGGCACAAGCGGCTAAGCATTTAGCCCAGCAAGGCTACCAATACCCGTTAATCCTTGCGCCACAAGGGCGTTTGGGGTCACGAGTTGTCGAAGCGTTCGAGCAAGAGTGGCATAAGCACAGTGAGAATAAGGTTGCGGTAAACCTCTTCGGTGACAAGCGTCAACTCCAACGCGATATCAACAAAGTATTTGGCTTGCAAAGTAGCCAACAACACATTGCTCAGATGGAATCACTACTCAGCATTCCACTGGAAAGCCAACCGCGTAGCCGCCGTGATATCGATGCGGTTTACATAGTCGCAAACGGCTCTGAACTTACGCTGATTAAGCCATTTATTGAAGTAGCGATTAACCCTGATACAGTGCCACCTAAACTCTACTCGAACTCACGCAGTAACAGTGGTCGCCAGCAATACGAAGATCTTTCGGGTGTGATGTATAGCGATATCCCGCTACTGATTCAACCTGATGCCGCATTGAAAGCTCAAATAGACCAACTTTGGCCAAAAGATTCCAATGCCGAGAAGCGCCTTCAAGCATTGGGAATGGATGCTTACCGTTTAATGGAGCACCTACCACAAATGAAAGTCGTGCATGATTACACGGTTGATGGCAACACGGGTGTGTTGAGCATCAATGAAGATTGCATCGTCCAACGTGAAATCAGCTGGGCGGAGCACAGTGCTACTCAGTAA
- a CDS encoding BON domain-containing protein produces MKMFKGLLLSFFALSLTGCAGLFVAGAATTASIVIDPRTTQEIWDDNNIEFEIAGIGNKAPFRGNARITASSYNGNVVLMGQANTEQLKREIESRARDIKGVENIYNQLRVKAPLSVGEISHDSWITTKVKSALIANSELSGTKIKVITEDKEVFLLGYVSDEHANIATDVARNISGVKQVVKAFHQGS; encoded by the coding sequence ATGAAGATGTTTAAAGGCTTATTGCTGTCATTTTTCGCCCTCAGTCTGACGGGTTGTGCAGGTCTGTTTGTCGCAGGTGCGGCAACAACAGCCAGCATTGTGATTGATCCAAGAACGACTCAAGAGATCTGGGACGACAATAACATTGAGTTTGAAATTGCAGGTATCGGCAACAAAGCACCGTTCAGAGGCAACGCACGTATTACTGCTAGCTCTTACAATGGCAACGTGGTTTTAATGGGGCAAGCGAATACCGAGCAGCTTAAGCGTGAGATTGAAAGTCGCGCGCGTGACATTAAAGGCGTCGAGAACATATATAACCAGCTGCGCGTTAAAGCGCCGCTCTCTGTTGGCGAGATCAGTCACGACAGTTGGATCACCACTAAGGTTAAATCCGCTTTAATTGCCAACTCTGAATTAAGTGGAACTAAAATCAAGGTCATCACCGAAGACAAAGAAGTCTTCCTACTTGGCTATGTCTCAGATGAACATGCGAATATCGCGACCGATGTGGCGCGCAATATATCTGGAGTAAAACAGGTGGTAAAAGCATTCCATCAGGGAAGCTAA
- the sspB gene encoding ClpXP protease specificity-enhancing factor, whose product MDIANMTPRRPYMLRAFYDWLVDNDLTPHLVVAAELPGVRVPLEFVQDGQIILNIAPRAVGNLELGNEAITFNARFSGRPHSVIVPLYAVQAIYARENGAGTMFEPEEAYMAEYEEEGIEEVSDEPQPLSVATEVEPEPETADATVGDDEPPRPKGRPSLRVVK is encoded by the coding sequence ATGGATATAGCAAACATGACACCACGCCGACCATACATGCTTCGTGCATTCTATGATTGGCTGGTGGATAACGATTTAACTCCACACTTGGTTGTGGCAGCAGAATTACCTGGTGTACGTGTACCTTTGGAGTTTGTTCAAGACGGTCAGATTATCCTTAATATCGCTCCGAGAGCGGTGGGTAATTTAGAGTTAGGCAACGAAGCGATTACCTTCAATGCTCGCTTTAGTGGTCGCCCTCACTCAGTGATTGTTCCTCTGTATGCAGTACAAGCTATCTACGCACGTGAAAACGGCGCAGGTACGATGTTTGAGCCTGAAGAGGCTTACATGGCTGAATACGAGGAAGAAGGCATTGAAGAGGTATCTGACGAGCCTCAACCATTGTCAGTTGCGACAGAGGTGGAGCCAGAACCAGAAACCGCAGATGCGACAGTGGGTGATGACGAGCCGCCAAGACCTAAAGGTCGACCGAGTCTTAGAGTCGTTAAATAA
- a CDS encoding peptidoglycan glycosyltransferase FtsI has product MSKKVKPVESKTEQPPATLIRWRFYLVLFFVFCAFAALAGRIAYIQIVEPDNLIKQGDLRSIRAKTLHSARGIISDRNGEPLAVSVPVEAVWADPVAIFKAGGLVDVDRWHALADVLGLKRQGLIDKINRNKSKRFIYLQRQVSPAMAHYIRELKLSGVGLKAESRRYYPAGEVSAHLVGVTGIDGHGLEGVERSYDKWLTGEAGKRIIRKDRYGRVVENISLEEREEGKPLELTIDQRIQAIAYRAIKQAVADYRATSGSAVILDVKTGAVLAMVNAPSYNPNNRADLQSAKMRNRVITDAFEPGSTVKPFVVLAALENGVADDDTVIDTGNGIMQIGGSRVRDTSKVGKADLTTILKKSSNIGVAKLALEMPLEALLGMYSSVGFGEVSGLNLVGETQGIFPNRRRWSKFEIATLSFGYGLTITPLQLAHAYATLGNLGEYQPIHIIENNQQDLSKQVIDHDNAQKVLNMLETVTQPGGTATKAAVPGYRVAAKTGTSRKAIAGGYGDEYFAYTAGVAPASDPRVALVVVVNEPQGDNYYGGSVAGPVFAEILKGTLQILNVAPDENRFKQD; this is encoded by the coding sequence ATGAGCAAAAAAGTTAAACCTGTCGAGTCTAAAACCGAGCAGCCGCCAGCGACGTTAATCCGTTGGCGCTTCTACTTGGTGCTATTTTTCGTATTCTGTGCTTTCGCAGCGCTTGCTGGCCGTATTGCTTACATCCAAATAGTTGAACCAGACAACTTAATCAAGCAGGGTGATCTGCGCTCAATCCGAGCAAAGACACTCCATTCGGCACGAGGCATCATTTCAGATCGTAATGGCGAGCCTTTGGCAGTAAGTGTTCCGGTTGAAGCCGTTTGGGCTGATCCGGTTGCCATTTTTAAAGCTGGCGGGTTAGTAGATGTCGACCGCTGGCATGCTCTCGCAGATGTTCTTGGTCTAAAGCGCCAAGGCTTAATCGACAAAATAAACCGTAACAAGAGCAAGCGATTTATCTATCTGCAGCGTCAAGTAAGCCCTGCTATGGCGCACTACATTCGTGAGTTAAAGCTATCCGGCGTAGGTCTGAAAGCCGAATCGAGACGCTACTATCCAGCAGGTGAAGTTAGTGCTCACTTAGTTGGTGTGACAGGGATTGATGGCCATGGCCTTGAAGGCGTTGAGCGCAGTTACGATAAGTGGCTCACGGGCGAAGCGGGTAAGCGAATTATACGTAAAGATCGCTATGGTCGCGTAGTGGAGAACATCTCTCTTGAAGAGCGTGAAGAAGGCAAGCCGTTAGAGCTGACCATTGATCAGCGTATTCAGGCGATTGCTTACCGCGCGATAAAGCAAGCGGTCGCTGACTATCGAGCGACGTCTGGCTCTGCGGTAATTCTTGATGTAAAAACAGGTGCAGTGTTGGCGATGGTCAATGCTCCTTCATATAACCCAAACAACCGCGCAGACCTTCAGTCAGCAAAAATGCGTAACCGAGTGATTACCGATGCATTTGAGCCGGGTTCAACGGTTAAACCTTTTGTTGTGCTTGCTGCGTTAGAAAATGGTGTTGCTGATGATGATACGGTGATTGATACCGGCAACGGTATTATGCAAATTGGCGGAAGCCGTGTACGTGACACGTCCAAAGTCGGCAAAGCTGACCTAACAACCATTTTAAAGAAGTCGAGTAACATTGGTGTGGCGAAACTCGCCTTAGAGATGCCGCTTGAAGCTTTGCTAGGTATGTATAGCTCTGTCGGCTTTGGTGAAGTTTCTGGTCTGAACTTGGTCGGTGAAACGCAAGGTATTTTCCCTAATCGTCGCCGCTGGTCGAAGTTTGAAATTGCGACACTGTCGTTCGGCTACGGGTTGACCATTACTCCTCTTCAGCTTGCTCACGCCTATGCGACGCTAGGTAACCTTGGTGAGTACCAGCCAATTCATATCATCGAAAACAATCAGCAAGATTTATCTAAGCAGGTCATTGATCACGACAATGCGCAAAAAGTCCTCAATATGCTTGAGACAGTGACTCAACCGGGTGGTACTGCGACTAAGGCTGCGGTACCTGGCTACCGCGTTGCGGCGAAAACAGGTACTTCACGTAAAGCAATTGCTGGTGGCTATGGTGACGAGTACTTCGCCTATACCGCAGGTGTCGCTCCAGCGAGTGACCCGAGGGTAGCGCTAGTGGTGGTAGTCAATGAACCACAAGGTGATAACTACTATGGTGGTTCAGTGGCAGGCCCTGTCTTTGCTGAAATTTTGAAGGGCACGTTGCAAATTCTCAACGTGGCCCCTGATGAGAATAGATTTAAACAAGATTAA
- the murE gene encoding UDP-N-acetylmuramoyl-L-alanyl-D-glutamate--2,6-diaminopimelate ligase, translated as MSKELTLAMLLSPWVDISNRPGASVIVQSLELDSRNVSQGSTFVAVKGHAVDGRHFIPIAIEQGANAIIAEACESHPHGQVELQGDVPVIYLGNLGQHLSALAKRLYPLTNNKLIGVTGTNGKTTITQLIAQWLDLVEKKAAVMGTTGNGFLADLKVAKNTTGSAIEILQTLHSLEQQGADYTALEVSSHGLVQGRVRAVEFEVGAFSNLSRDHLDYHGTMEEYAEAKFSLFSQHICKQAVLNIDDPVGAEWFNRLDNAIAVTLKPSDHPRTVWAEQVSYSESGITLDFAGAFGSGTISVPLIGEFNANNVLLAMVTLLCLGIDKQKLIATARSLKPVIGRMELFASKEKAKVVVDYAHTPDALEKALQALRVHCQGRLWAIFGCGGDRDTGKRPMMAEIGERLADHIILTDDNPRSESPQQIVQDMLAGMTNPDSAIVQHSRFDALKYALENSQSDDIILLAGKGHEDYQVMANETLHYSDRESAQQLLENNA; from the coding sequence ATGTCGAAGGAACTGACCTTAGCCATGTTACTTTCTCCGTGGGTGGATATCTCTAACCGCCCAGGGGCAAGTGTGATTGTTCAGAGCCTAGAACTTGATAGCCGAAATGTCTCGCAAGGTTCAACCTTTGTGGCGGTAAAAGGGCATGCAGTCGATGGACGACATTTTATTCCAATCGCTATCGAGCAAGGCGCAAATGCAATTATTGCTGAGGCGTGTGAGTCTCATCCACATGGTCAGGTTGAACTGCAAGGTGATGTTCCTGTGATCTATCTTGGCAACTTAGGGCAGCATTTATCTGCGCTTGCCAAGCGTTTGTATCCGTTGACTAACAATAAGCTCATTGGTGTCACTGGCACCAATGGTAAAACCACCATTACTCAGTTAATTGCTCAGTGGCTTGATCTTGTCGAGAAAAAAGCGGCGGTGATGGGTACCACAGGCAACGGTTTTCTTGCCGATCTTAAAGTGGCGAAAAACACCACGGGCAGTGCGATTGAGATTCTTCAAACGTTACATTCGTTGGAGCAACAAGGCGCTGACTATACCGCTTTAGAAGTCTCTTCTCATGGTTTGGTTCAAGGGCGTGTTAGAGCCGTGGAATTTGAGGTTGGTGCTTTTTCTAACTTAAGCCGTGATCACTTAGATTATCACGGTACGATGGAAGAGTACGCAGAAGCCAAGTTCTCGCTATTTAGCCAACATATCTGCAAGCAAGCGGTGCTCAATATTGATGATCCGGTTGGAGCAGAGTGGTTCAATCGCCTAGACAATGCCATTGCGGTTACCCTTAAGCCGAGTGATCATCCACGTACAGTGTGGGCAGAGCAAGTTAGTTACTCTGAATCGGGTATTACCCTCGATTTTGCAGGCGCATTTGGTTCAGGCACGATCAGTGTTCCTCTTATTGGGGAATTCAATGCCAATAATGTCTTACTCGCTATGGTGACTTTGCTTTGTCTTGGTATTGATAAGCAAAAGTTGATTGCAACGGCACGTTCACTAAAGCCTGTGATTGGCCGTATGGAGCTGTTTGCTAGCAAAGAAAAAGCCAAGGTTGTCGTTGATTACGCTCACACACCAGATGCACTTGAAAAAGCCCTGCAAGCACTCCGAGTTCACTGCCAAGGTAGGCTTTGGGCTATTTTTGGTTGTGGCGGTGATCGCGATACTGGTAAGCGCCCGATGATGGCGGAAATTGGTGAGCGCTTAGCGGACCATATCATTCTTACCGATGACAACCCTCGCAGTGAATCACCGCAACAGATTGTCCAAGATATGCTCGCAGGCATGACTAACCCTGACAGCGCAATCGTACAGCACAGCCGGTTTGATGCGCTGAAATATGCTTTAGAGAATAGTCAGTCTGATGACATCATTTTACTTGCGGGTAAAGGTCATGAAGATTATCAAGTAATGGCTAACGAAACGCTTCACTACTCCGATCGTGAATCAGCACAGCAACTGTTGGAGAACAATGCATGA
- the ftsL gene encoding cell division protein FtsL, which translates to MSKPAPNLAKLIALDLLSVGRVPLILLVLIFSSAMGVVFTTHHTRQAITEKDQALVERERLDNEWRNLLIEETALAEHSRVQAVAKKELEMKRPDSDKEVIINLP; encoded by the coding sequence ATGAGTAAGCCTGCTCCTAATCTCGCAAAACTGATAGCACTCGATCTTTTGAGTGTTGGTCGAGTGCCACTGATTTTATTGGTACTGATTTTTAGTAGCGCGATGGGGGTGGTTTTTACTACCCATCACACTCGTCAGGCAATTACCGAAAAGGATCAGGCACTGGTTGAGCGTGAAAGATTGGACAATGAGTGGCGTAATCTGCTTATCGAAGAAACAGCCTTAGCGGAGCATAGCCGCGTACAAGCTGTTGCTAAGAAGGAGCTAGAAATGAAGCGCCCAGATTCAGATAAAGAAGTCATTATCAACCTTCCATGA
- a CDS encoding phosphoheptose isomerase — MLDSIKDSFTESIQIQIAAAEALPDAITHAAQAMVASLLNGNKILCCGNGGSSSNAQQFVSCLLNRFETERPSLPAMALTADNTTLTAVANDYHYEEIFSKQVRAFGQTGDILLAISTSGNSKNIIKAMEAAVTRDMTIIALTGKDGGEMAGLLGENDVEIRIPSHRTARIHEVHMVTLHCLCDLIDQVLFPAHEE, encoded by the coding sequence ATGCTAGATAGCATTAAAGACAGTTTTACTGAAAGCATTCAAATTCAAATCGCAGCAGCCGAAGCGCTCCCTGATGCCATTACTCATGCAGCGCAAGCTATGGTAGCGAGTCTACTCAACGGCAACAAAATTCTTTGCTGCGGCAACGGTGGCTCTTCTTCAAACGCGCAACAGTTTGTTTCTTGTCTTCTCAACCGTTTTGAAACTGAGCGACCAAGCTTACCCGCGATGGCACTGACAGCGGATAACACCACCTTAACTGCAGTGGCAAATGACTACCACTACGAAGAGATATTCTCCAAACAGGTGCGTGCTTTTGGTCAAACGGGTGACATCCTACTTGCTATCTCTACCAGTGGTAACAGTAAAAACATCATCAAAGCGATGGAAGCCGCGGTAACCCGAGATATGACCATTATTGCCCTAACTGGTAAAGATGGTGGCGAGATGGCTGGCTTGTTAGGTGAGAATGATGTTGAGATTCGTATCCCATCTCACAGAACCGCAAGAATTCACGAAGTTCATATGGTGACGCTACACTGCTTATGCGATCTTATCGACCAAGTATTGTTCCCAGCGCACGAAGAGTAA
- the rsmI gene encoding 16S rRNA (cytidine(1402)-2'-O)-methyltransferase — MTDNKTLPTEVPTLYIVPTPIGNLGDITQRAIEVLSNVDLVAAEDTRHTGKLLSHFSIQTKTFALHDHNEQQKAQVLVDKLLAGHSIALVSDAGTPLISDPGYHLVTQCRQAGVKVVPLPGACAVITALSASGLPSDRFSFEGFLPAKSKGRKDKFLEIAKVERTCVFYESPHRILDSLDDMLEILGPDREVVLARELTKTFETIQGMPLGELVEWVKADSNQQRGEMALLIHGYRASEDDSIPEEVKRTVTILTKELPLKKAAAMAAEIYNLKKNALYKWGLENLE, encoded by the coding sequence ATGACAGATAACAAAACCTTACCAACTGAGGTTCCAACTCTCTATATCGTGCCTACGCCGATTGGTAATTTAGGCGATATAACTCAACGAGCGATTGAAGTTTTATCCAATGTAGACCTCGTTGCTGCTGAAGATACTCGTCATACTGGTAAACTATTGTCTCACTTCAGTATTCAAACTAAAACTTTTGCCCTTCATGATCATAATGAACAGCAAAAAGCGCAAGTGTTAGTCGATAAATTGTTAGCTGGACACTCGATCGCATTAGTTTCTGATGCAGGTACACCTTTAATTAGTGATCCAGGTTACCATCTTGTGACTCAATGTCGTCAGGCGGGAGTAAAAGTTGTCCCTTTACCTGGTGCTTGTGCAGTTATCACCGCATTAAGTGCGTCAGGTTTACCTTCTGATCGTTTTAGCTTTGAAGGTTTTTTACCCGCTAAGAGTAAGGGCCGTAAGGACAAGTTCCTTGAAATCGCAAAAGTTGAGCGTACTTGTGTGTTCTATGAGTCTCCACACCGTATTTTAGACTCACTCGACGACATGCTTGAAATCTTAGGCCCAGACAGAGAAGTGGTATTAGCGCGAGAGCTGACTAAAACCTTCGAAACTATCCAAGGTATGCCGCTAGGTGAACTGGTTGAATGGGTCAAAGCGGACTCTAATCAGCAACGAGGTGAAATGGCGCTGCTGATTCATGGCTACCGCGCATCAGAAGATGACTCAATCCCTGAAGAAGTTAAGCGCACGGTGACCATTTTGACCAAAGAGTTGCCATTAAAGAAAGCGGCAGCGATGGCGGCAGAAATTTACAACCTGAAAAAGAATGCGCTGTATAAGTGGGGATTGGAGAACTTGGAATAA